In Trichocoleus desertorum ATA4-8-CV12, a single genomic region encodes these proteins:
- a CDS encoding ATP-binding cassette domain-containing protein, whose translation MLVGKQLAFRYSPRHPWILRDFNVAIAPNEVVGLMGPSGFGKTTLGKLLAGYLTPNFGNVTVNNQPLPLRSYSPVQLIFQNPELAVNPRWRVRQILQEGHMPTPELLDALGVHQNWLNRYPHELSGGELQRIAVARVLNPTTRYLIADEMTAMLDANTQALIWQAVLAHTRTHQVGLLVISHEFALLKRLCDRIIDVIGHRSDEFSKVSVSKLVEP comes from the coding sequence ATGTTAGTCGGTAAGCAGCTTGCATTTCGCTATAGCCCCAGGCATCCCTGGATTTTGCGCGACTTCAATGTGGCGATCGCCCCCAACGAAGTTGTTGGACTCATGGGTCCTTCCGGGTTTGGCAAGACAACATTAGGCAAATTGCTAGCAGGTTATCTCACGCCCAACTTTGGGAACGTGACAGTAAACAATCAACCACTCCCCCTACGAAGCTACTCCCCAGTACAGCTAATTTTTCAAAACCCTGAATTAGCGGTCAATCCACGCTGGCGTGTTCGTCAAATTCTACAGGAAGGACACATGCCTACACCTGAGTTGTTGGATGCGTTGGGTGTTCACCAAAACTGGCTCAATCGCTACCCTCATGAGTTAAGTGGTGGTGAGCTGCAACGAATTGCCGTTGCACGCGTCCTTAACCCTACCACTCGTTATCTGATTGCTGATGAGATGACGGCAATGCTGGATGCCAATACCCAAGCGCTAATCTGGCAAGCTGTCCTTGCCCACACGCGCACTCATCAGGTTGGATTATTGGTAATCAGCCATGAATTTGCTCTATTGAAACGATTGTGCGATCGCATCATTGATGTGATTGGACATCGATCAGATGAATTCAGCAAAGTGTCCGTTAGTAAACTAGTTGAGCCTTAA
- a CDS encoding ABC transporter ATP-binding protein: protein MLSVQNLSVTFTMYDRGLTQKQLTVITELDLEVQAGQVVAVVGASGSGKSLLAHAVLGILPDNAQVSGTILFKGKPLTLQRAQILRGKEIALIPQSIGYLDPLMQVGKQVNRVAQVCGLSKQQARQAVDRTFDRYSLATKVKQYYPFQVSGGMARRVLVSTAVVSQADLVIADEPTPGLHPDVVKETLDHLRELADEGKGVILITHDIEAALQVADQVAVFYAGTTVEIAAATDFPNGTIRHPYTQALWRSLPQNEFIPVPGSQPSPDALPSGCLFSDRCPWVTEECQVGRPPFRQVQGAPVRCIHAEEHHVSR from the coding sequence ATGCTGTCAGTACAGAATCTTAGCGTGACATTTACGATGTATGACCGAGGGTTGACTCAGAAACAACTCACGGTCATTACAGAGTTAGATTTGGAGGTACAGGCAGGGCAGGTAGTTGCCGTTGTGGGTGCCAGTGGATCAGGAAAAAGCCTGTTGGCTCACGCTGTGCTTGGAATTTTGCCTGACAATGCTCAGGTCAGTGGCACGATCCTATTCAAGGGAAAACCGCTGACTCTGCAACGTGCTCAAATCTTGCGGGGCAAAGAAATTGCCCTGATTCCTCAATCGATCGGCTATCTTGATCCCCTGATGCAGGTCGGAAAGCAGGTGAACCGGGTAGCGCAGGTATGTGGATTGTCGAAACAACAGGCACGTCAGGCGGTCGATCGCACGTTTGACCGTTACAGTCTGGCGACCAAGGTAAAGCAGTACTATCCGTTTCAAGTTTCAGGGGGCATGGCACGGCGTGTCCTGGTGTCTACAGCAGTTGTGAGTCAGGCGGATCTGGTTATCGCGGATGAACCAACTCCCGGACTGCATCCTGATGTGGTGAAGGAAACTCTAGACCACTTACGAGAACTGGCAGATGAAGGAAAAGGGGTCATCCTGATTACCCATGACATTGAAGCGGCACTGCAAGTGGCAGATCAGGTTGCCGTTTTCTATGCCGGAACAACGGTTGAAATTGCCGCAGCAACCGATTTCCCAAACGGCACGATTCGCCACCCCTACACACAAGCCCTGTGGCGATCGCTTCCCCAAAACGAGTTTATTCCCGTTCCCGGTAGCCAACCCAGTCCCGATGCCCTACCAAGCGGGTGTTTGTTTAGCGATCGCTGTCCCTGGGTGACGGAGGAGTGTCAGGTTGGTCGTCCCCCATTTCGGCAGGTGCAAGGTGCGCCTGTGAGATGTATTCATGCGGAGGAACATCATGTTAGTCGGTAA